The genomic region AGGTACATCTGCATCACCTGCGGCAATCAACTCGCCATTGGGTGTAGCAATGGCGATTGCGAAATAGGCAGGATTGACCTTAGCTAACTCTGGAATATAGTCGGCATTTTTACCGCCGGTTTCATTTTGATATTTTAAATACAGTGCATTAATATTTTCTTTTAAAGCCAAGGAGGTAACAGATTCCTTGGCAAAGGCGCATCCTATGCTTACACTGGCAACAATATAAAGCCATCCAAAAAAATATTTCACGAAGGCGCTATTCCTTGAGTGACCGAAGTAGGCTGACTAACTTAATTGTTGCAATCGAGCGATGCGGTCCTTTAACGGTGGGTGGCTTGAAAATAATTCCATCCAGGAAGGCCGATGACTGATTTTAAATGCAGCCAAGGAAGGCGCGCGTTCATCTTGAATTTCACTGGTTTGTTGTAGACGACGAAGCGCGGCAATCATTCGATCACGGCCCGCCAAACGAGCGCCACCACGATCGGCGCGATATTCCCGCCAGCGGGAATATGCTGCGACTAAAATGCTACCCAATAAAGTAAATAAAATATCAAACACGAAGGCAAATAAGCTAAAAGTCATGTAGGAAATTTCACCGCGGTCGTCACTTCGTGAAAGTGCCACGGAAATAGCATATGCAATGATGCGTGATAGAAAAAGTGCAAAAGCATTGACCACGCCCTGCACCAACGTCATGGTAACCATATCGCCATTGGCAACGTGAGAAATTTCGTGCGCCAAAACAGCTTGGACTTCATCACGGTTCATGTTAGCTAAGAGACCGGAAGACACGGCAATCAATGAATTAGCCCGGGAGGGCCCAGTTGCAAAAGCATTAACTTCGGGGGAGCTGTAAATGCCAACTTCGGGCATTGTTTTCAACCCTGCCCCTTTGGCAAGCTCATAAATCATTTCTAATAAAAAGCGCTCTTCCCGCGTTGCATTGTTAGGATTGATAATGACAACGCCCATCGCCATTTTGGCAATAAATTTTGACATAAAAAGCGAAATAAATGCCCCGCCTGTTCCCCAAATCGCACAAAAAATTGCAAGTTGAACATAATCAATTCCATAACGATTCAGGTAAGTATGTAAACCTAAAACACTCGTGACAATGGAAATGGTTGCTATGACTAATAGGTTAGTTGCTAAAAATAAAATAATTCTTCTGAACATAGGGCTCACCTACAAAGTGTGGATGGGGAACATTATACCTCAAAACGCCTTCGTTTAAATTTACTTGGGTGCCATTCGTAGCGCACCATCT from Gammaproteobacteria bacterium harbors:
- the htpX gene encoding protease HtpX, which codes for MFRRIILFLATNLLVIATISIVTSVLGLHTYLNRYGIDYVQLAIFCAIWGTGGAFISLFMSKFIAKMAMGVVIINPNNATREERFLLEMIYELAKGAGLKTMPEVGIYSSPEVNAFATGPSRANSLIAVSSGLLANMNRDEVQAVLAHEISHVANGDMVTMTLVQGVVNAFALFLSRIIAYAISVALSRSDDRGEISYMTFSLFAFVFDILFTLLGSILVAAYSRWREYRADRGGARLAGRDRMIAALRRLQQTSEIQDERAPSLAAFKISHRPSWMELFSSHPPLKDRIARLQQLS